From the genome of Lysinibacter sp. HNR:
GGTGCGCGGTTCGACGACCGTGTGACGGGTAAGGCGGCGCTCTTTGCGCCCCACGCCAAGGTGGTGCATGTCGATATTGATCCGGCAGAAATTTCGAAGATTCGTACGGCCGATGTTCCGATTGTGGGCGATGCTCGTGAGGTTTTGTCCGATCTGACCAACAGCGTTGATGCTCGGGCGAGGGAGTACAAGCCCGACTACTCGGAGTGGTGGGACTACCTCAACGGACTTCGGGAAAAGTTTCCCCTGGGATATGCCGAGCCCACCGATAACCTTCTTGCTCCGCAATATGTGATTAAGCGCATTGGAGAGCTCACCGGGCCCGAGGGCGTGTACGCGTCGGGCGTGGGGCAGCACCAGATGTGGGCCGCGCAGTTTATCAAGTATGAGAGACCCAATTCATGGCTTAACTCGGGCGGTGCGGGAACGATGGGATATTCGGTTCCTGCGGCAATGGGGGCTAAGGTTGCTCAGCCTGATCGGCAGGTGTGGTCGATCGACGGCGACGGATGTTTCCAGATGACCAATCAGGAGTTGGCCACCTGCGTGCTGAACAATATCCCGATCAAGGTTGCGATTATCAATAACTCGTCGCTCGGCATGGTGCGTCAATGGCAAACGCTGTTTTACGATGGGCGCCACTCGCACACCGACCTTAACACCGGGCACGGAACTATCCGAATACCCGATTTTGTGAAGATGGCGGAGGCATACGGCTGCTTAGGGATACGTGTAGAAACCGTTGAGGAGGTCGATCCTGCGATTAAGTTGGCTCTTGAAACCAATGATCGTCCGGTGGTGATCGACTTTGTCGTGAGCGCCGACGCAATGGTGTGGCCGATGGTTCCCCAGGGGGTCAGCAATAGTTATGTGCAGTATGCGCGCGATCACAGCCCGGTATGGGATGAGGAGGAATAAAAATGACCACGCACGTACTCAGCCTCCTTGTTGAGGATAAGCCGGGTCTTTTGACCCGTGTTGCGGGCCTTTTCGCCCGCCGAGGTTTTAATATTGAGTCGCTTGCCGTGGGGCACAGCGAGATCGAGGGGTTGTCGCGCATCACAGTTGTTGTTGATGTGGAGAGCCAGCCGCTAGAGCAGGTCACGAAACAGTTGAACAAGCTGATAAACGTGATTAAGATCGTGGAGCTTGAGCCCGGCCAATCCGTTCAGCGTGAGCACATGCTCATTAAAGTGCGGGTTGACAACAACACGAGGTCGCACGTTATTGAAGCGGTAAATCTTTTTAGGGCTCGTATCATTGACGTTGTAACTGATGCGCTCATCATTGAGATCACCGGTGATACCGGTAAAACTCAGGCGTTTTTGAAAGTTGTCGAGCCTTACGGTGTTAAAGAGATCGCCCAATCCGGGCTACTAGCCATGGGTCGCGGTTCAAAATCGATTACCGAGCGCGTTTTTAAATCTTAGAATCTTCACTTCACCGACCAGACCACAATTTATTAATCACAAACAAGGAGAAACACTCGTGACAGAAATCTACTATGACGATAACGCAGATCTCTCTCTCATCCAGGGAAAAAAGGTGGCAATCGTAGGTTATGGCTCCCAGGGCCATGCCCATGCGCTTAACCTGCGCGATTCCGGTGTTGAGGTTGTTGTCGGCTTGAAAGATGGCTCAAAGTCGATCACGAAGGCGCAGGAGGCCGGGTTTACCGTCAAAAACGTCGCTGAGGCGGCAGCGTGGGCCGACGTTATTGTTATCCTTGCTCCCGATCAATTTCAGCGTACGATCTACGCAGAATCGATTAAAGCTCAGCTCAGCACTGGCAAAGCGCTTGTTTTTGGTCACGGCTTTAATATCCGCTACGGCTACATCGAGGCGCCCGAGGGCGTTGACGTATTTATGGTGGCCCCGAAGGGCCCCGGACACACCGTTCGTCGTGAATTTGAGGCTGGCCGTGGTGTTCCCGTGATTGTTGCTGTGGAGAAGGACGCAACGGGTCAGGCCTGGGATCTTGCCTGGAGCTATGCCAAGGCAATCGGAGGCCTTCGCGCCGGCGGAATCAAGACCACCTTTACGGAAGAGACCGAGACCGATCTCTTTGGCGAGCAGGCTGTTCTCTGCGGAGGTGTATCGCAGCTTGTACAGTACGGTTTTGAAACTCTGACCGAGGCTGGTTATCAGCCGCAGATCGCTTACTTCGAGGTGCTGCACGAGCTTAAGCTCATCGTTGACCTCATGTGGGAGGGCGGAATCGCCAAGCAGCGCTGGAGTGTGTCAGATACAGCCGAGTATGGTGACTATGTCTCGGGTCCCCGCGTTATCGACCCGTCGGTGAAGGAGAATATGAAGGCTGTTCTAGCGGACATTCAAAACGGTGCCTTTGCCAAGCGCTTTATCGACGACCAGGATGCCGGCGCTCCAGAATTTATGGAGCTCCGTGCCCGTGCCGAAGCGCACCCGATCGAGGCCACCGGTCGGGAATTGCGCGCACTCTTTGCGTGGAGTCAGCAGGATGCCGACTACACCGACGGAAGTGCCGCTCGGTAATTTTATTGTGCAAACACTGAATGAATTCTGATTGACGACTGAATCATTTAGATTGCTTTGTGAGGGGCTTAGGGTCGCATTCTTCCGCAGGATAATGCGACCCTGGGTCCCTCGCTGCGTTGAGGGGTTCGAGCGTTTTTATATACAGGGTTCGCAAACGTTCAATAGTCTCATGAGAATGGGTTAGGTTGGGTATATGAGTCCGACCTCGTCAGCATCCGCAATTCATGTGAGAGCCCCGGGAAAACTCAATCTGTACTTTCGGGTGGGGTCCGTCATGAGTGACGGGTACCACGAGGTTGCCTCGGCCTACCAGGCAGTATCGCTCTACGAGGATGTGTGGGCAAGCCACGCGGAGGATTTTGTCGTGAGCTTTGGTGGAACGATTGACACCAGTGAGCTCAGTACCGGTTCGGATAATTTGGCGCTTCGGGCGGCTAAGATGCTCGCTCAACATAGCGGATACCGTGGTGGTGTGCACCTGCGCATCGAAAAAAATGTTCCTATCGCCGGGGGTATGGGTGGGGGGTCGGCAGACGCGGCCGCAACGCTTGTGGCCTGCGATGCACTATGGAACACCGGTTTACACCGAGATGAGCTACACGAGCTTGCCGCCCGCCTCGGGGCTGACGTTCCCTTTGCTCTGATGGGGGGAACTGCTGTGGGAACCGGCAAGGGAGATGAACTGAGTCCCGCGTTGGCTCAGGGTTGCTTCTTTTGGGTGTTGGTGACCGCTAAGAACGGATTGAGTACCCCATCCGTTTATAGAGAATTAGACCAGCACCGAATGCGGCACACCGCTGAGATTATTCCACCCCCCAAACAACCCGTGGTGGACTCGCAGGTGCTTCAGGCGCTGCGAGCGGGAGATCCCCACATACTTGCCGAGTGTATTCACAACGACCTCCAGGTGGCGGCCCTGAACCTGGCTCCGGAACTTGCGGGTCTTCTGGAGCAGGGGGAGGAGAGTGGAGCCCTAGCCAGCATCGTGTCGGGTTCGGGACCCACCGTGGCTTTTCTAGCCGAAGATGCCGAGTCCTCTATTGCGCTGCAGGTTGCCCTGAGCTTGAACGGGCACTACGCCGTGCGCGCCACGGGTCCGGTGCAGGGTGCGCGAGTTATTTCTATGACCTAGGGGTTTTCGACGCACTTATATGGTCGGTGTGTGGGTGGTTGTAAGGCGAAAATATCTAGCTTAGAGATGTGTATGTGATATTTTATGTTTCTTAACGTGTGTTGCGGTGACATAAAATTACTGGATGGGTGACAGGAATCGTTCAGGCTCGCTCGGTACGGTAGCATCATGAAATCCTTATTTCGTACACTTAGCTTCTCGCTCGGTGCGGTCTCGATGATCGTGCTGACCGCGTGTGCCGCTGAGTCCCCCCTAACCCCCCAAAAGATCACCCAGGCCCCTCCGGAGCCGCCGGTTCTTACGGCAGATGACCCGGTAGAGGAAATTGTAGAGGAGCCTCGATACCTTCTGGGGACCCTGTCCTTCTCCGACTCTCTTGCGATCATGGATCCCTCGATCAGAGAGGGGAGTGCGATTGTTGAATCGATTGTGGTGGGGGAGGCTCCCTGGGGTGTTGTAACCCACGTTGAACGTTCTTCTCGTGAGGAGGGCCAGAACACCTCCGAGACCGCTTCGAACGTGTTCGCCTACGTAGCCACGGCTGAGGGTCTGGCAGTTGTTGACCTGCAACAGAAAACTCGCACCGCCCTCGTCGCCTACCAAAACCAACCACGTTCTATCGACTATGGCGAATACCGTCAGGGTGGTTTGGGGCTTGCCGTTTCGCCCTCGGGAGATCGTGTTTACGTTGCGGTCAATAAGGGTGGAAGCACCTCCGCCCTTGAGGTTTTTGACACCGCTAGCGAGAGTTTTGTGGGGAGCGTCGACGTGGGGCTTCGTCCCTTTGATGTTCTTATCGCTCCGGACGGGTCGCAGGTTTATACGATTGATCACGATACTTTTACAGTGACTGTAGTGGATGCGGCTTCCCTGGCCACGCGGGCCATCGAGGTCGCGCCCTTTGGTACCGTCGGAGGCCTCGGTTCCTGGGAGAAACCGCACTATGGAGTGGTTGATGCCGACGGAAAAATCATGCTTCCCTACCAGGGTCAGGCATTAGCCATCCTCGATCCGGTCACTGGAAAATTCACGACAGAGCGGATGACCTCGAATACTCATCAGCACGGAGTCGCGCTCACCCCCGATCAGGCGTTGATGCTGGTTGTGGGGACCGGGGAGTTTGGGTCAGCCACGGCGGGTCCCTCCCTGACAGTACGATCGATGGCCGATGGCAGTGAGAGGGTTGTGCCCCTCACAAAACTGCACGAGACAGTGACCGCGTGGACCAACCCCGTTACCGGGACGCGCACGGCGGTGTTGGGCGGTGGCTATACCCGGGCGGGGTCGTGGGACGGTGCCACTGTTGTTGAGCTGGATAGCCTGGAGACCTACGAGATATCTGTCCCCGGGCGACCTCAGGTTGTGATCCCTCTTCCCGTAGAGGCTACTCCTCGCTAGGGTCGATGCCGAGAGCAGGGCACACCACTGCGGTGGATTCTCCTGACATAATTGAAGAAATGGGAATGGTTCGTCGCTGAGGAAGGTTAAGACTGACTATGACGGACGCGATTAAAGTTGATATCTGGTCCGATATCGCCTGTCCTTGGTGCTACATCGGCAAGCGGCGTTTTGAAGATGCAGTCAAAAGTTTTGGCGCCTCTCAAAACAGTGTCCCGGTAGAGATTGAGTATCACAGCTTCGAGCTAGCTCCGGATACGCCGGTAGACTTTCGCGGTTCTGAGATCGACTTTCTCTCTGGTCACAAGGGAGTGCCCAGATCCCAGGCCGAACAAATGCTGAGGCAGGTTACGGGTGTCGCTGCAAGCGTTGGACTCAACTATAATTTTGATGTTCTGCAGCACACCAAGACGCTCAAGGCGCACGAACTCCTGCACTTTGCCAAGAGTAGGGGAAAGCAGCACGAGGTAAAAGAACGGCTGTTGAAGGCTTACTTTGAAGAGGGCCGTCATGTTGGGCGTGTTGAGGAACTGGTTGCTTTGGCCTCAGAGGTTGGGCTTGATCCCGAGGAAGTGTTCGCCGTGCTCACCTCCTCACGCTTTGCCGTCGATGTCCAAAACGATATCGCGCAGGCCCAAGCGTATGGGATTAGCGGCGTTCCCTTTTTTGTTTTTAATGAGGCCTACGGAGTCTCGGGGGCCCAAGAGTCTGCCGTCTTTGCAAACGTTCTGGAGCAGATTGCTTTGAAAACAGCGGGTGAACCCGATTAGGAGCAGACTATGAGTACTCAGAGTAACGAATCGGTGAAGAACTCCGTCACGAATAAAACCCCTCTGCTTCTTTCTGTCCCCAACATTGATGGTCTGGTGGAGGGGGAGGGCATCTGCAGCGGTGACTCCTGCGCTTTTTAAGCGTCTGTTGAGTTTTAAATCATGTAAGAATCTAGATTTCTTTCCGTCTTTTTAACATGGGCGCAGTGAGCGTATTTGTTACTCGTCTGTGTTGGCAAATCCAGGGAAGAAAACGGAACATGACATACCTTTCAGATCAGATGCGTACCCAACTTGAGTCACCGCGGGAACTCTTTCACTCGCGGGCAAAACTGACAGTGCTCACCGTCTTTATGGGTGTGGTGGCTATTGTTCCGCTCTATGTTGTGAGCGCTGTCCTTCCGACCACACAGATCCGTGAAGAGATGCCGCTGGTCGACGCTATCTTATACTCTGTTTCTGCAATTACTGTGCTTTTATTTTTTATCCGGATCGTTCCTAAATGGGCCTCCAACGGTAGGCCGGTGATTACCGTGTCGCTTGGGGGACTTAACGTTTCGGGCAAGCCGGTTATGCGGTGGGATGACATCGTGATGAACGAGTGGCGAACCCATCGGGTCATGTGGATTAAGACGGGTGCCAAGCTGATTATTCACACCCACGATCGTAAAGTTGTTTGCGAGGTTATCACCCTGAACTGTAGCGCAGACGAGTATCTGCGGCTGTGCCAACTGTACGAGCGTGCCGCTGGCGGAACCCAAGCGATGAACTCAGAACGGCACCGCAGTGTTTGGACCTAGCTCAGAAGCGGGCGGCGGTGAGGTGAGGGTGAGGAAAAACTTCCCGGTGCCTGCATTTCTGTGCGTTGTTGTCGGGTGGACGGTTGCGGTACTTTTACTGATCATCGTGTTGGGCGCCCTGCTGTACGACATGCAATTCGATTTCTTTGATCTTACCTATCTGTACGTTGTCATCGTGCTTGCCGCGGCTTGGGGTAGTTACTACGTGCCTACTGTTGTTGCGTTTTTCGCTGACCCACGGTTATTGACAATTGATCGGATGTTTTTCATTTATGGATCACAAACGATCGCGTTTGAGGACGTGGTGGGGGTGGTTCACGACAGCGGTAAGAAGATAACCCGTATTCTGGTATCGGGGAAGCGTCCGATACGGTTACGGTGGCGAATATGGCGAGACAGGGTTCTATGGGCGGATTTGATTGAGGATCGCACCCTGGAAATACTTATTCTGTCAGCGCGCCGCAAAATTCATGCCGGGCAGCGGGCTCAATTTGGACAAAAGCTGGCGCTAGATTCTCGTAACCTGTATCTGGGTAGGCGCGGTGTCCCGGTGTCCAATATCACGGACATCTATTTTATGAACAAGCATGAAGCTGCCTACGCTTCTCGGTCGCTTGTTATTAATTCCGTATCGAGGAGACTCACGATTAACGAGCACAAAGTGGTGAACGCGCACGTGCTTGTTCATCTGTTTGAGCGCTTTCAAGCGGGGAGCTAGAGTTAGGAGATCGCGCTGCTAGACGATTTCTATTGCTCACAGCCCGGCAGACCCTTGCTATAGCACCCTTATCGGCGCGATCACTCGAAGACGTTTTCTCAGCGCGCAATATTGGCGGGACTCTAGCGGACGAGACCGTTATCGTAGGCGTGCGCAATAATTTGTGCGCGAGAGGTCAGTTTGAGCTTGCTCAGAACATTGCCCACATGAGTCTTGACCGTTGTCTCGCTGATAAAAGCGGTTGTGGCGATGGCGCCGTTCGTGAGTCCCTTGGCCACAAGAAGGTATATTTCTTTTTCCCGGGGGGAGAGCGCCGAGATGGCGTCCTCGGCAAAATTAGGTGTGGAAGCTCGTTCTTCGGGACGTTGTGAGTGCAGGCGAAGGATCTCCTCAACATCGGTCGGGGCAATAACGGCTTGTCCCTCATAAACGGTTCGAATAGCGGAGAGCACAAAATCGGGAGTTGCGCTCTTGAGGAGAAAACCGCTGGCTCCCGCGCGAACGGCGTGAGCCACTGCACCGTCGCGTTGAAAGGTCGTGAGTACGATAATTTGGGGTAGTGGCTCACCGCTCTGCGAAGCCTCGGCGAGAATCTTTGCGGTGGCATCAATTCCGTTGAGAATAGGCATTCTGACGTCCATGAGTATGACATCTGGGCGGGACTCCTTCGCGAGAACGA
Proteins encoded in this window:
- a CDS encoding acetolactate synthase large subunit, whose translation is MTTESHPAIPTPGGRVNRSHAAPLPAGERITGAEAVVRSLENLGVKDVFGLPGGAILPVYDPLMDSRKLRHILVRHEQGAGHAAEGYASSSGKVGVCIATSGPGATNLVTAIADAYMDSVPLLAITGQVFSTLMGTDAFQEADIVGITMPITKHSILVTRAEDIQHAIAAAYHIASTGRPGPVLVDITKDAQQEEFEFVWAPSVDLPGYKPVTKANSKQIQAASQLIVEAKKPVLYVGGGIVRAGAAEELLALGEVTGAPVVTTLMARGAFPDSHPSHLGMPGMHGTVPAVLALQEADLLVVLGARFDDRVTGKAALFAPHAKVVHVDIDPAEISKIRTADVPIVGDAREVLSDLTNSVDARAREYKPDYSEWWDYLNGLREKFPLGYAEPTDNLLAPQYVIKRIGELTGPEGVYASGVGQHQMWAAQFIKYERPNSWLNSGGAGTMGYSVPAAMGAKVAQPDRQVWSIDGDGCFQMTNQELATCVLNNIPIKVAIINNSSLGMVRQWQTLFYDGRHSHTDLNTGHGTIRIPDFVKMAEAYGCLGIRVETVEEVDPAIKLALETNDRPVVIDFVVSADAMVWPMVPQGVSNSYVQYARDHSPVWDEEE
- the ilvN gene encoding acetolactate synthase small subunit, encoding MTTHVLSLLVEDKPGLLTRVAGLFARRGFNIESLAVGHSEIEGLSRITVVVDVESQPLEQVTKQLNKLINVIKIVELEPGQSVQREHMLIKVRVDNNTRSHVIEAVNLFRARIIDVVTDALIIEITGDTGKTQAFLKVVEPYGVKEIAQSGLLAMGRGSKSITERVFKS
- the ilvC gene encoding ketol-acid reductoisomerase, which gives rise to MTEIYYDDNADLSLIQGKKVAIVGYGSQGHAHALNLRDSGVEVVVGLKDGSKSITKAQEAGFTVKNVAEAAAWADVIVILAPDQFQRTIYAESIKAQLSTGKALVFGHGFNIRYGYIEAPEGVDVFMVAPKGPGHTVRREFEAGRGVPVIVAVEKDATGQAWDLAWSYAKAIGGLRAGGIKTTFTEETETDLFGEQAVLCGGVSQLVQYGFETLTEAGYQPQIAYFEVLHELKLIVDLMWEGGIAKQRWSVSDTAEYGDYVSGPRVIDPSVKENMKAVLADIQNGAFAKRFIDDQDAGAPEFMELRARAEAHPIEATGRELRALFAWSQQDADYTDGSAAR
- a CDS encoding 4-(cytidine 5'-diphospho)-2-C-methyl-D-erythritol kinase, whose amino-acid sequence is MSPTSSASAIHVRAPGKLNLYFRVGSVMSDGYHEVASAYQAVSLYEDVWASHAEDFVVSFGGTIDTSELSTGSDNLALRAAKMLAQHSGYRGGVHLRIEKNVPIAGGMGGGSADAAATLVACDALWNTGLHRDELHELAARLGADVPFALMGGTAVGTGKGDELSPALAQGCFFWVLVTAKNGLSTPSVYRELDQHRMRHTAEIIPPPKQPVVDSQVLQALRAGDPHILAECIHNDLQVAALNLAPELAGLLEQGEESGALASIVSGSGPTVAFLAEDAESSIALQVALSLNGHYAVRATGPVQGARVISMT
- a CDS encoding DsbA family oxidoreductase — protein: MTDAIKVDIWSDIACPWCYIGKRRFEDAVKSFGASQNSVPVEIEYHSFELAPDTPVDFRGSEIDFLSGHKGVPRSQAEQMLRQVTGVAASVGLNYNFDVLQHTKTLKAHELLHFAKSRGKQHEVKERLLKAYFEEGRHVGRVEELVALASEVGLDPEEVFAVLTSSRFAVDVQNDIAQAQAYGISGVPFFVFNEAYGVSGAQESAVFANVLEQIALKTAGEPD
- a CDS encoding response regulator transcription factor: MTAAQTQDLHNPIAQKIRVAIVDDQQLFCAGMKLLVDSQEDLEVVGMAHNGSDAVVLAKESRPDVILMDVRMPILNGIDATAKILAEASQSGEPLPQIIVLTTFQRDGAVAHAVRAGASGFLLKSATPDFVLSAIRTVYEGQAVIAPTDVEEILRLHSQRPEERASTPNFAEDAISALSPREKEIYLLVAKGLTNGAIATTAFISETTVKTHVGNVLSKLKLTSRAQIIAHAYDNGLVR